ccccctggtaggtatagagattacttaaaaataaagttttaggggcgcctgggtggtgcagtcggttaagcgtccgacttcagccaggtcacgatctcgcggtccgtgagttcgagccccgcgtcgggctctgcgctgatggctcagagcctggagcctgtttccgattctgtgtctctctctctctctgcccctcccccgttcatgctctgtctctctctgtccccccaaaaaataaataaataaacgttgaaaaaataaataaataaataaataaagttttttaaaaaatagtaagaagaAGAGGGGCCAATAATATGGCAGCATATTGAGGCTGAGATCCTAGCAGACATCTAGTTAGCGTCCCTTCTAAGACTCTAAGACAGTCAGCTGGAGACCACTGGGGATCGCCCGCAGAGATGAGGTGGGGGGGTTTCATTATGGTTGGGTTTTCACTTCCCAAAgatttacagaaacagaaataagttGGTCAGGCCCTGGTTGGGGGTAGAAACAAAACCAGTTTTAGATCGAACCAAAGCACATTCCCGAAAGTATTGTATTACAGGAGATCTTTATAACAAACCTATAGTGAACTGTTCCTCCTCTTGTGGGGAATGTGGTTCCTAAGAACTACCACCTAGTTCTGTTCCAGACCTGTCCTCGCGCTCCCGGGAAACTACAGGAAGGCACTTGAAAGCTGATTCTTTAAATATGGCTTTCTGTTTTGGTCTTGCTGATGTAATTGTGACTGTACTGAGCATGAACAATTTCTCCTAAAGGTCAATGAGGTTTCAACAAGTCCTGGGGATGCCCCCCCACCACTTTTGGTTGCAAGCCCTCACTAAGAGGGTTATTGCTCATGCACTTACTCATCACACATTTATTTGGGGccaaggaagggacagacaggGTGCTGGTGGCTTTGGGGGTGGGCGTCAGCCAAAGAGAGATGGCAGAGGTTGgttttgttcaaattttcaagGGAATgcggaggaagagaagaaagtggCCGGACAGACAGCCGGGAGCGCAGACCTTTGTAAGACAAGTAGGGAAGTGGAAGGGACCCAGACAGGACCACCAGCCAAGTCAGAGGAAGAACATCAAAGAGatgggggcagagtggggagatTTTTCACTgtcaaattggaaaagaaattcGTGATAATACACAGTGTTGTTGAAGACACGGGGAGTCGAGCGATCTCTACTGTGAACTGTGGTTGTAACTTGATACAAGTTTTCTGGAGGACAATGTAGTAAGTCATGTGTATCCCAGAGCAATTTTTCTCTCGTTCATTTATCGATAGATTTCGCTTTTGAAATGTTCTTCCTAATTTTGTTTCTAACAGGGGGAaatggggggcccctgggtggctcaatcggttgagcctctgacttcagctcaggtcatgacctcgcagttcgtgggttcgagccccacatcgggctctgtgccgatagctcggAGCCCAGACCCCTACTttggattctccttctctccctctctatctgcccctctctcactcactctctctgaaaataaataaataaacaaactttaaaagaatccCAGCAATATTGGTTCAACAAATTATGGTTTTATCAAGACTGAAATAAAGGGAGAGCTGCTTAAATTGATGGTGTGAATGTTTATCGATATGCGAGAAGATTCGACAAATACAGCCAACGGGAAAACAAGTCATGGAGCTATATGTCAAGGATGATCTCCATATTTTTTCTGGTTAAGTAGATACTGATTAAAATATACAAGAGCTGCAACACAGTATCAGTGGGGGGGTCCTCTTGGTGATGGATGCTGAGGGTGTGCGGTGGGGCATCGACTCCATGTGGTCCATTAGGACCTTCAGGTGACGCCCGTTTAGGTGACGCGAGCACCACTCAAACCCCTTCTAATGTGCATCCCTTTTGCAGACGTTGGAATTGCCGTCTCCTCAAAAAACCCGCTATATCTCACAGACTCCCTTGTATCTCGGCCACCTCAATGACCTTACAGCTTTTGAATACTtgtatggactgaattgtgtcctcccaaattcataCGTGGATGCCCTCACCCCCAGTGTGACGGGATctgaaggtggggcctttgggaggtgattaggttagatgaggtcatgagggcgGGGCGCCATCATGGGcttagtgcccttgtaagaagagaccCCAGACAGCTTTGgtcccctcaccctctccctgccatgtgaggacacagcaggacgGCGGCCATCAGGAAGAGTCCTCACCAGCAACTAGATCAGCACCTTGCTCTCAGACTTCTCAGCCACCGGAACCATGAGGGACAAACGTCTGTGGcttaagccccccagtctgtggtgttgTGTTAGAGCAGCCTGGGCCAGTGCAGATACGATTTCCATCCTTTATGTGGCAAGCCAGACTTCTGAAGTCTGATTCCCTTTCATGTCTTAAAGGTAAACTTCGTTTCTAAATGCTCTGATCTCCACGGGGCTTGGCTGCTTCGGCTATTCTTGTCTGTTGCCTGTAGCTCCATTTCTGGGGAGTTCCGGTGCCCTGGAATCCAGTGACCCGGCAGGGCTCAGGGCCCCAGGGCTGCTGGTGTGGATGGGGGCAGCCGTGCCCTGATTCGGCAGCCGGGTCAGGGTGGCGGTGCTGTGGGTCAGGCACCGGCCACTAGAAGAACAGCCTCCCCCTTGGTGGCCGAGCTCTGCTGTGTGGTTGTAGAAATCAATGCTGAAAATTTCAGTTGGAATCTGCCCTTCAGCCCCTGATGATTCTACAGACCAAATGAGTCCCCTGAGAAatgtccccttctctgccctgaAACTAGCCTGGGTGTCCTCACTTCGTGATGCCCGGCAGAGGAGCTGggtgtcccccccgcccccgcctcgccCCACCTATTTTACGGCAGAAACTCCAAACCCAGCTTTCCTTGGGGTCTTTTGATTCTCCAAAAGTCTCAACAGCGACTATTCCAGTCTGTTTGTCACCCTCTGGTCATAATTAATCCTAGCGCAAGGCAATCCCTCTGCCTGAACAGGACAGCTTGTCTACAAAGATCTGATTTCAAAGATCTAGATCaccatatttgcatttttctgatgtttaCTACCCTGTGTTACCGATATCATAAAAGAAGTTCCAGAAATAAAGGTATAACGTGTGAAGGTAGGACACAAGGCAGTGTAGGATGCTACACTGGACACAAGAACCCCGTCTAGCAATCGGTTCCCTAAAAAGAGATGGTTGGATTTCACCACTGAGTCCTCTAGCTATGTGTCATCTGATACCACAGCGGTCGCTGaccactgagcacttgaaatatggttaCTCTGAATTAAGATGTGCtaaaagtgtaaaatacacatcagATCTCAAAAAgctggtacaaaaaaaaaaaacaaaaaagaatggaaaatgtcccactaataatttttttttaatgaatacatgtTACAGATTGAAATGATACTAGTTTGGACATATTGAGTtaaatgaaacatatttatttcaaaagtaaagtTAATTTTACTTGTCCCttcacttttgggttttttttttaagtttatttatttattttgagagagagagagacagagcaagtgagcgagcatgattggggaaggtgcagagagagagaaagaatcccaagcaggctctgcactgtcagcccagagcctgacttggggctcgatctcacaaaatgtgagatcatgacctgaggtgaaatcaagagttggacgctcaaccgactaagctacccaggcacccctctctttttaatttttgaaggtgGCCGCTAGAAAACTTTTAATTCCATGTGTAACTGGCATTTTATTTCGATTAGATGGCCCTACCCTAAAGCATCtcagagatggggagggacaaAAGCCTCACTTTTGGGTTCAGGAAATGAGGACACTAAAGGGAGATCCGGGGACGGGCTGGGAAGGTAGCTTTTTTCAGAAAACTGGCAGTAACGGGGGAACAAAGACAAtggcttggggggaggggaggggaagaggagacatATTTAAGGGTGGGGAATCTGAGGATGCTGGGTAAAGATTAGGATACACGAAAGGGAAGGTAAATcttccagagagaggaagatacattGAACCAGTCCCAGAGTGGGGATGCGGGACAGAAACAGACGCTGAAAGTCCCACTGAAGAGGAATACCTACGAGCATGGTTCCCTTAACTGGAAAGGCAGGCTGGAACAGTGCAGGGGAACACAGTAAGCTATGTCATGTACGCACAAAGACTGGGAGTGAATCACTAGGAACATTAGCGCTCTTCAGGAGTGGCATTGCATTTTCCCCAATGTGGGTTTTTCTGTGCTTTCCCAGGGTCCTCCAACAGATAGGTATTGATCTTGTaattagaaaagcaaataaaaaaattttttttcaagactcCAAGAAGCCTGAGGAGCTTCTGGATtggagaaggacacacagaaggCAGTTGTTCTGAGTCCCCTGGAGATTCACCCCAGGCTGAAGAATCAGAATCTTGAGGAGGGGGCTCCCCAGCTATTTGGAGggagcccagctcagagcctttcTGGCTTTGCTGCGCAGCCTGTAAAGTTGCCTGGAGGTTCCAGATGTGATGACACAGATGTGAGTACTGGGTCCAGGCTGAGAGGCTGTCAGTGTCTTAGACTGAGGGCCCTTCCGGGGTTGCTGGCTCCACACCTGTTCTCAGGCAGCAGCAAAGAAACCTGGGAGGGCTGCTGGGGCAAAGCCCATGAATGAAAGCCTCCCCACGAGACTTGAGGCTGAAGGAGGGGGGCAGCACCACCCTGGCAGGGCCCTGCACAGCACCGGTGCCCTGGAACTGCCTGTTGCAGTCAACTAATTCTTCAAGCCCTCTGACCTTTAGTCCCCTGCTTCGTGGCAAGGGCTGCTTTGGGTCAACCCGGTCTACCTTGGGTTTAGGATAAAATGAGCTCCCGACTACTTCAGGGAGCGCTAACGATGTGCCCAGTCCCACTAAACCTTCACAACAGCTCtactgtcccattttacagatgagggaactgtggctcagagaagttaagccgTTTGCCCGAGGGAATTAAGGTCCGAGACTGATAACCAAGTGGCAAAATCAGAACTCTCATCAAGGTTGTTCACTGCAGAGCCCGTCCtgagctttctttctctttttcaaaaactcATCCAATGTTTACTGGATAACGAACCATTGCCAACACTGCTGAAATCTGCAACTCACCCACCCAGATCCCTGTCTTGGCCACCCCCTGAGAAGGAAGCCGGGAGCCAGAGGGAAGCCAGAGGGATAGGGGatgcagggagagggaagaggaaaagcagggagaggggggagctAGACAGGGCGCAGGGCTACACtcccagggacacacacacacacacacgcacacacactcacatgcacacacaggcaagGACCACGGGCGTCAGTCTCTGCCCCACCTGGTGACCGCAGGGACATCAAAGAAAGATCAGGCATCCACAAGACATTTCAGTCCTTCCTATCTTGATGTGTCTGTCGCGAGGGGCTGGACCAAGGTCATTGGACTCTGCCTTCAGGACACATTAGCCTTGAGCCAAGGCGGCTCTGATCACAGCCACCAACTTCGGAAACTTACTCTCCATGTCCGTGTAGCCATCACCTCCCTTCTTGGAGTGAAACAACTTCCCTGCTACCATCACTTCAAAGCCGGTGGCCTGCGGAGTCCCCTTGCTGCAGATGTCCAGGCTTCTGGGGAGCTCATCTTCTAACTTCTTGTGCTGCAGGTACTTGGATTTGTAGCTTCAAGCACCACAATAAATGACTCAGGTGGCAAGGACCATGGCTGGGGACCACAGCTTGGGCAGGGGCACAGACAGGTGACCTACCTGAGGCACGGACAGGAGAGCTCAGTCCTTGGCATGCATCTGAGTGTCATGGACACAGGGTTTGGACCTGAGGAGGAAAGTCCAGAATGTTGTGTCTCTCTCCCGTCAGAAAGGTGGAGAGTCCTGGGCTGGCCTCCTGAGGGGAGATGCtaggcacggggtggggggcttTGAGGGGAGGGACCCCTAAGAGGGGGCCCGGAAGGTACCGTGTTCAATACAGCATCGTTTTCAACTTGTCAGAACTTGCCAaatgaattacaaaataaaaccccaaatgaCAGAATAATGAGCAAttcatttgaaatgtaaaataaataggtaaatctCTGGTGAGAAGGCAGAATAAATGGCATTCGGATGACATTTGGTGATTAAATTAAACAGTAATGAACTTGTGAGTAATGTGCCCAGAGATGGCTAGggagggtgattttttttttttcctcaagccGAGGACTTAAAGCTCCAGCTGTTCCCAGTTCTCATGTCTGGGAGCCTAGCTGGGGGTCAAGGGAGTCGGAGGGGAGCAACTGACCCACCCACTCCACCAGAGACCCAGCCTGGAGTGGGGGGCCAGCCTTGAGCTTTGAGGGACCCAAGCCCAGGTCTTTTGGTACTAGGGGAAACTTCCAGATCATCTAGTCTGCTTCTGTCATTTATACTGTGGGAAGCTGAGACCCAGAAAGGTCCAGAGACTTGTCCAAGGGTGACCAGTAGAGTGAAGACCAAGGTCTTCCGACCTGCCTACTTCACCACATCTCTTCTCCCCCCATAATAGCTGGTCCCCAGTATGACCAGAGATGACCCCCAGTAACCACACCTCCTCACATCCACACCCTTATGTGGTGCCTCCCTTCGAATCCAAGCTGGACTGTGACTTGCCGTGGGCCAACAGAACACGATGGAAGTGATGCTGTGTGACGTTCAAGGCCAAGTCACAAGAAACCTTGCAGCTTCTACCTAAGACTCTTAGAACACTCATTCCAGGGAAAACCAGCCACCATGTAAGAAGTCCAACTACCctccatgctgtgaggaagcccaagctagCTACATGGAGAGGCTGCATGTAGAGGGAGAGATTGGTATTCTGGCATCTCAAATAAGGCACCAGGTGTGTGCGTGAAGAATCCAGCCCTGCCAACCTGTACACCACGGGGCTGTAACCACATGAAAGTCCCCAAGAGAGGTCCACCCAGCTGAGTCTAGTCAACCCACAGCAATGTGAgagttaataataaatttttgtttccaGTTATTGTGATGGGTTAATTTGGTGTGTCAATTGGGCTAAGGGGTACCCAGAAAACTGGCAAACATTATTTCTGGGAGTGATGTGAGCCACCCAGCCACGAAGCTGGGTGTGCACAAACACTCCATCATCAAATGGAAGTGGTATATACAAGATCAGGACCAAGCAGGCCCTGAAGGCATAGGCAAATTGCATGAAGAAATGGCCCAGATGCCCAGGTCCCCACTTGCTACACCACTTTCTCTCACCCAGCCTGCATCTATGGTCTCATGGGGAGCTCCCTACGATGGGttgacagaggaagaggagacgCAGGCCTGGTTTACAGATGGTTGTGTGCAACATGCAGGTAATACTCAGAGTGGACAGCCACAGCACAACTGCCCCTCCCTGGGACATCCCCGAAGGACATGGTGAAGCAAAATCTCCCAAAGTGGGAAGACAAAACGGCAAAATTTTGGCCATGGCATCTTGTTGTCTGcttttcttggaagaaaaaatggCCAGATGTGTgaccatacacacacatatactggTTCATGAGCTGTGGCCAATGGTTTAGCTGGATGGTTGGAATGAACATAGCTTAAAAACTGGTGagaggggtgcccggctggctcagttggaggagtatgtgactcttgatcttggcactgtgagtttgagcctcccatGGAgtaaagagattacttaaaaataaaatattttaaaaagtgaaaacagggggacctgggtggctctgtcagttaagcatcagactcttgatttcatcccaggtcatggtctcacagttgtgagattgagccccctgtccgtgctgggcatagagcctgcttaagattctctctctctctttccttctctctctccccttccccccacgcATGCTCacattcactctctgtctctcaaaaacaaataaataaaataataaaataaaataaaataaaataaaataaaataaaataaaaattggtgaCAAAGAAATTTGAGGAAGAGGTATGTGGATAGTCCTCTCTGAATGGgcaaaaaaatgtgaagatattTGTAGTGTACATGAATGCTTACCAAAAGGTAATCTCAGCAGAGGATGATTTTAATGACCAAGTGGCTAGGAGAACACCTTCTATGAATACCAGTCAGCCTCTCTCCTTAGACAACTTTGTCATTGCCCAGTGGGCTCGCGAACAAAATGGCCACGGTGGCATGGATGGAAGTTGTTTCTGGGCTCGGCAACATGACTTCCACTTACCAAGGCCAACTTGGCTATGGCCACTGCTGAGTGCCCAATTCACCATCATCAGAGACCAACACAGAGCCCCCAGTAGGGCACCATTTCCCAAGGGGATCAGCCAGCTATTGATGGCAGGTTGGTTACACTGGATCACTTCCACCACAGATGGGGCAGCTTTTTGTCCTTACTGGAATAGACACTTATTCTGGATATAGACTTACCTCCCCTCCATGTAACACTTCTACCAAAACTACCATCCATGGATTTAGAGAGTACCTTACCTACTGTCACAGTATTCCACACAACATTGCTTCTGATCAAGGAATTAACTTACAACAAAAGAAGTGTGGCAATGAGCTCATGATCATGGAATTCATTGGTCTTATCATGGTCCCTACCATCTTAAAGCAGCTGACTTGATAGAACAGTGGAATAGCCCTTTGAAGACTCAATTACAGTGTCGACTAGGTGGTAATACTTTGTAGGGCTGGGGCAAGGTTCTCCAGAAGGCTATATATGCTCCAATATATGGTGTTGTGTCTCCAATAGACAGGATTCACAGTCCAAAAATCAAGGGTAGAAATTAGAGCGGCACCACTCGCTATTAACCTTAGTGACTCACTAGCAAAATTTTTGCTTCCTGTTCCAGAGACTTTATGCTCTAATTGGACTAGAGGTCTTAGTTCCAGAGGGACAAATGCATCTACCGGGAGACACAATGATTCCATTGAACTGGAAGCTAAGACTGCCACCCAGTGACTTTGGGAACTTCAGGCCTCTGAGTCAACAGGCAAAGAAGGGAATCACAGGGCTGGCTGGGGTGATTGATCCTGACTTCCAAGGGGAAATTGAGCTCTTACTCCCCAA
This Lynx canadensis isolate LIC74 chromosome C1, mLynCan4.pri.v2, whole genome shotgun sequence DNA region includes the following protein-coding sequences:
- the LOC115522339 gene encoding LOW QUALITY PROTEIN: selenoprotein W-like (The sequence of the model RefSeq protein was modified relative to this genomic sequence to represent the inferred CDS: substituted 1 base at 1 genomic stop codon); translation: MVLATXVIYCGAUSYKSKYLQHKKLEDELPRSLDICSKGTPQATGFEVMVAGKLFHSKKGGDGYTDMESKFPKLVAVIRAALAQG